The region TGGCAGAACTGGTGAAAACAATGGAAATTTCTGAGAAAGGAATCGCGGGTGCAACTGGGTTGCAGGTTTCTCAACGAGGGATTGCAGGTGTTTCTGGTGAAATCGCGTGGAATGCGCCATTTCAGCAAGAAGACGCAAAACAAAGTTCTCAAAAGAACGTCGTTCGCTAGAGCTTAGTAACCGCCAAGGCGTCCCCGGAGTTTGGCGATATGTTCTGCTTGTTTGAATAGCATTAGCCCGATCGCAAAGTAAATTCCTCCGTTCAAAAACGCAATCGCCAACTCTCCCCAATTTAGTGCCTGGTTGCGTGCCATCAGTTCTCGTAGCACCCCAGCACCGGGAGTCATTGGCAATAGCCAACCAAACAAGCGGGCAGGCATCTCCCAGGTTTCAACAGGTACTAGCATCGCCAGAAATAAACCAAACGGGAGAAAGCCCAGAATTTGCTGAACTTGTTTGATCAGTAGCGAAAGCCCTCCCATTGCTAGGGCAATCCCAAATGCGCCCAAAATCACCGTCACGAGTGGTAGTAAAAGCGTTGGTGTAAACGACAAAAACCGTCCCGTGATAGTCATGAGAATTAGTAAAATCCCCAGAATCTGTACCAAAATTACTGTCAACCGAGCCAGGGCACGGGTTAGAAAAATCTTAGCAGGGCTAAAGGGCGAGAGGAAAATTTGCTCTAGGGTGCCTGTAAATGCCTCTTGCTGAAGTCCGCCTGCAATATCCGCAATGATGAAGGTGACCAGCGACCATAATGCATAACCTACAACAATGGAATCTAAGCGATCGCCAAACTGAGCCGCAGATCCAGCCGCATACTTGGTAGTTAGGAAAAAGCCATAGAATGCCACGGCAATACCCAAAATGCCTGCGATTGAGTCGAGAGCGTAGCGGCGTTGCTGAATCCACTGTCGTTTCAGTTCTGCAAAAAAAATTGGGATCATGCTTTGTCTCCCCGCACCAGCTTCAAAAATACATCCGTCAAATTGGCTTGCTCCTTCTGGATTTGCAGAATTGGTAATGGCTTCAAAATGGTTAGCACTTGATACAGCATTTGCGAATCTGCTACGTGAATGGTTCGCGATGTAGTGCACTCTAGCCCTAACAGGTGCAGTTTTCGTACTCGTTCAGCATCTATCGGGCGTTCTGTTTCAATCACATAAGCACTGCCAGAAAATCGTCGAATCAGTTCATCTGTCGTTTCTTCAGTCACGACTTCGCCATTGTTGATGATGGCAACTCGATTTGAGAGTTCTTCCGCGATCGCCAGTTGATGCGTCGTCAACAAAATCGCACAGCCTTCCTGAACAATTTCTCGTATCAGGCGCTTCACATCTTCTGTCGCTTCCACATCTAACCCTAGCGTTGGCTCATCTAACAACAGCAACGGTGGCTGGTGCATCAGGGAAACCGCGATCGCCAGCTTTTGCTGCATTCCCCGCGACAACGATTGCACTAAGGTGCGGCGCTTAGGTGCCAGGTTAAACCGCTCCAGCAGTTCTGCAGCACGTTTGCGAGCGGCTTTTTGGCTCATGCCACGCAACACCCCAAAATATTCCAAGTTTTCCTCTGGAGTGTAGCGCCAGTAGACATTACGATTCCCCTCTAGAACTGCGCCCAGCAGCTTGAGCGCTTGTGGCTGGTGATGTGGATCGCGATCGCAAATTCGCACCCAGCCTTCATCTGGACGAATCAATCCGGCGATCATCTTAATGCTGGTTGTCTTTCCAGCACCATTGGGACCCAGAAACGCTAGAATCTCCCCTGCTGCCAATTTCAGCGACACATCTCGCACGGCTGCAATCTCTCGCCCCTTTTCTCGATAGGACTTCTTCAAATTTCGAGCTTCCAAAATCTGCATAATCGAATATCTGACCTAGATCCCCCATCTCTTCTGCTAGCTTTAAATCCTCACTCCTACCAAATCTTCTCTGCCCTATCTATGCTAAACGCCCATTTAAGCACTCAGGATTACACCGCTAAAATTCAGGAAGCAATCGCGGTTCTCAAACAAGAGCTACCCACTCTATTTCAGACCGATCTGTCCTATCACATCTATAGCCAAGACATCTTCTTCCAAGATCCAGTCAACACTTTCAAAGGCAAATTCAATTACCGCATCATCTTTTGGACATTGCGCTTTCACGGTCGCCTATTCTTCACCGAATTATTTTTTGACCTGCATAATGTTCAGCAGGCAAGTGAAAATACCATTCGTGCCGATTGGACAGTCCGCGGCACTCTGCGACTCCCCTGGAAACCCAGGCTTTTGTTCAACGGCTACTCCATTTACACTCTCAATTCCGATGCCCTAATTTTCAAGCATATCGACACCTGGGATCGTCCATTGGGTGAGATATTGAGCCAGTTTTGGCGGAGAGGAGAGCAGGAATAGCGAATTCAGGCAGCCAGAAGTCAGGAGTGAGAAGCCGCAGAGTGGGAAATCATTAAAGTTGAATCAAGTTGGGAAAGATAGGAGAAATGGAGAGACCTATCCTCAAAAAGGACGCGATCGCCCTCCATTATCGGGATAATCTTTACACCACAACCTGGACACACCTGAATCTTTTGGTCGGGACATAGACAAATCGAACGTGAAGTTCCCAGTATTGTCCCACCAAACTTTTTTCTGGGAGATTTGTAACAGTATCGCAAGAGCCATCGCATCTATGACATCAACCCCGCTTTCCCCGCCTCGCACCTACGACATGATTGGTTTCGGCGATGAAGTACCTGGCATTCTGGCACTAGTCAGCGCATCCCGAGAGTTTCATCGTCGCACTCAACGCAAACCTCGCATTCTATTAATGTTCAAAGGTAGTTCGCCGCAAGGCATTGGCGGACATTTAGTGCGGGGTAGACTAGCATATCTTGACCGCAGTAGTGTTCCAGCAGAGGTGCGTCAGGCGCATGGATTGCCAATCTTTGGTGATCCATGTGCACTGTACAAGGAGTTTTTGCAGCGATCGCAGGTGAAGCAAATTGCCCTTGATCCTGTCAAAGCTGATACTGCCCTAAGAGCCATGCTGAAAGAAGCTGCAGTGGATGTGATCAGTCAAGTTGAAATTCGTGCTGTTTTGAAAGATGGAGCAAAGATTCGCGGCATCCAAACGAATCGGGGCGAAACTTACCTGGCAAAACAATTCATCGACGCAACCGTGAATGCAGAACTGGCTCAGTTTGCCGGAGTCGAAAAACTGCGCGGCTATGAAACCTTTGGGCTGCCAGAATCG is a window of Leptolyngbyaceae cyanobacterium JSC-12 DNA encoding:
- a CDS encoding ABC-type multidrug transport system, ATPase component (IMG reference gene:2510094184~PFAM: ABC transporter), encoding MQILEARNLKKSYREKGREIAAVRDVSLKLAAGEILAFLGPNGAGKTTSIKMIAGLIRPDEGWVRICDRDPHHQPQALKLLGAVLEGNRNVYWRYTPEENLEYFGVLRGMSQKAARKRAAELLERFNLAPKRRTLVQSLSRGMQQKLAIAVSLMHQPPLLLLDEPTLGLDVEATEDVKRLIREIVQEGCAILLTTHQLAIAEELSNRVAIINNGEVVTEETTDELIRRFSGSAYVIETERPIDAERVRKLHLLGLECTTSRTIHVADSQMLYQVLTILKPLPILQIQKEQANLTDVFLKLVRGDKA
- a CDS encoding hypothetical protein (IMG reference gene:2510094185~PFAM: Uncharacterized conserved protein (DUF2358)) translates to MLNAHLSTQDYTAKIQEAIAVLKQELPTLFQTDLSYHIYSQDIFFQDPVNTFKGKFNYRIIFWTLRFHGRLFFTELFFDLHNVQQASENTIRADWTVRGTLRLPWKPRLLFNGYSIYTLNSDALIFKHIDTWDRPLGEILSQFWRRGEQE
- a CDS encoding ABC-type polysaccharide/polyol phosphate export system, permease component (IMG reference gene:2510094183), whose product is MIPIFFAELKRQWIQQRRYALDSIAGILGIAVAFYGFFLTTKYAAGSAAQFGDRLDSIVVGYALWSLVTFIIADIAGGLQQEAFTGTLEQIFLSPFSPAKIFLTRALARLTVILVQILGILLILMTITGRFLSFTPTLLLPLVTVILGAFGIALAMGGLSLLIKQVQQILGFLPFGLFLAMLVPVETWEMPARLFGWLLPMTPGAGVLRELMARNQALNWGELAIAFLNGGIYFAIGLMLFKQAEHIAKLRGRLGGY